A section of the bacterium genome encodes:
- a CDS encoding cytochrome c, with translation MKHTTVIVALLAVAGLAALPGDALGQDPALVERGAAVYASRCVICHGADGDGKGLTGIIHRAQQNGVVIAIYPRDFTAGTFKFRSTPSGSLPTDEDLMRTITEGISRSGMPSHSDLSLADRRAVIEFIKTFSPKWQRQKTSEPIDIGSVPDYVATSESVDKGREAYALMQCSKCHGELGRGDGPSSGVLEDSWGDPILPFDFTSGPLKGGATADAIYRTFVTGLD, from the coding sequence ATGAAGCACACAACCGTCATTGTTGCACTCCTTGCCGTCGCAGGCCTGGCAGCGCTGCCGGGAGACGCGCTCGGTCAGGACCCGGCCCTTGTGGAGCGGGGCGCGGCCGTCTACGCCTCTCGCTGTGTCATTTGCCACGGCGCCGATGGCGACGGCAAGGGGCTCACCGGGATCATCCATCGCGCTCAGCAGAATGGGGTGGTCATCGCGATCTATCCGCGCGATTTCACCGCGGGAACGTTCAAGTTCCGCAGTACTCCCAGCGGCTCCCTGCCGACGGACGAGGATCTGATGCGAACGATCACGGAGGGCATCTCGCGATCGGGCATGCCGTCGCACTCGGATCTCTCCCTGGCGGACCGACGTGCCGTCATCGAGTTCATCAAGACCTTCTCGCCCAAATGGCAGCGGCAGAAGACCTCGGAACCGATCGACATCGGTTCGGTCCCCGACTACGTGGCGACGTCCGAATCGGTCGACAAGGGCCGAGAGGCGTACGCCCTGATGCAGTGCTCCAAATGTCACGGTGAGCTGGGTCGGGGCGACGGCCCCTCCTCGGGAGTCCTCGAGGACAGCTGGGGCGACCCGATCCTCCCCTTCGATTTCACTTCCGGTCCGCTGAAGGGCGGCGCCACCGCGGACGCCATCTACCGGACCTTCGTGACCGGTCTCGAT